The following are from one region of the Candidatus Methylomirabilota bacterium genome:
- a CDS encoding RecQ family ATP-dependent DNA helicase — MSATDLEAGLRRLGYETFRAGQREAIETLLEHGRLLLVAPTGGGKSLTYQLPASLLPGTTLVISPLVSLMHDQVEALTARGVAATFLASTLDAREVRRRLARVARGEVRLVYAAPERLVTPWFREMLGVLECPLVAVDEAHCISEWGHDFRPEYLEIGALLGRLRAPRVLACTATATPVVRDEIVARLGLPADTPQLVRGFARPNLALRAREVGGARERARLVDVTLDEALDGPGAARGRAIVYAPTRKAAEAEAGRLAARGWRAEAYHAGLDGPTRDRVQRAFADGQLEIVVGTNAFGMGIDRPDVRAVVHLGPPGSIEAYYQEVGRAGRDGKEAVGLLLMSPGDLPLRRRLLERGGEDGRPVDPAVLEHKWGLFLELVRWADGGSCRHDAILRYFGDEAETLAGCGRCDVCQTLARGDAPQDLDAATLIVRRALSGVARVHERFGLGMVVKLVRGESDARLDRAGLTRVPTFGNLREHSEEWVRRLLRRCVAAGWIGLSGGDRPVVRLTAEGRAVMQGTRLARLLLPPLGEPAPEAAPRRPGFRAAGTGDELDAAGQALFEALRRHRLALAREAGVAPFVIASDRTLRDVARLRPRTLAELALAHGIGPHKAGRYGEGFLGVVRDLRGSSA, encoded by the coding sequence GGCGGCAAGAGCCTGACCTACCAGCTCCCGGCCAGCCTCCTCCCCGGCACGACGCTCGTCATCTCGCCCCTCGTCTCCCTGATGCACGACCAAGTCGAGGCCCTGACGGCCCGCGGGGTGGCCGCGACGTTCCTGGCCTCCACGCTCGACGCGCGCGAGGTCCGTCGCCGTCTCGCGCGCGTGGCGCGCGGCGAGGTCCGGCTCGTCTACGCGGCGCCGGAGCGACTGGTCACCCCGTGGTTCCGGGAGATGCTCGGCGTGCTCGAGTGCCCGCTGGTCGCGGTCGACGAGGCCCACTGCATCAGCGAGTGGGGCCACGACTTCCGCCCGGAATACCTCGAGATCGGCGCGCTGCTCGGCCGCCTGCGCGCGCCGCGCGTGCTCGCCTGCACGGCCACTGCCACGCCGGTCGTCCGCGACGAGATCGTCGCGCGCCTCGGCCTGCCTGCCGACACGCCGCAGCTCGTCCGGGGCTTCGCCCGGCCCAACCTCGCCCTCCGCGCTCGCGAGGTCGGGGGCGCGCGCGAGCGGGCGCGCCTGGTGGACGTGACGCTGGACGAGGCGCTGGACGGGCCGGGGGCCGCGCGAGGCCGGGCCATCGTGTACGCCCCGACGCGCAAAGCCGCCGAAGCCGAGGCGGGACGGCTGGCGGCCCGGGGCTGGCGCGCCGAGGCGTATCACGCCGGGCTCGACGGCCCCACCCGCGATCGGGTGCAGCGGGCCTTTGCCGACGGACAGCTCGAGATCGTCGTCGGCACCAACGCCTTCGGGATGGGCATCGACCGTCCCGACGTCCGGGCGGTCGTGCACCTGGGACCGCCCGGGTCGATCGAGGCGTACTACCAGGAGGTCGGGCGCGCTGGGCGCGACGGGAAGGAGGCGGTCGGACTCCTGCTCATGAGCCCGGGTGACCTGCCGCTGCGCCGCCGGCTGCTCGAGCGGGGCGGCGAGGACGGCCGTCCGGTCGACCCGGCGGTGCTCGAGCACAAGTGGGGTCTGTTCCTCGAGCTGGTGCGCTGGGCGGACGGCGGGAGCTGCCGGCACGACGCCATCCTCCGTTACTTCGGCGACGAGGCCGAGACGCTGGCCGGCTGCGGCCGGTGCGACGTGTGCCAGACGCTCGCGCGCGGCGACGCGCCCCAGGACCTCGACGCCGCCACGCTGATCGTCCGCAGGGCGCTGTCGGGGGTGGCGCGAGTCCACGAGCGCTTCGGGCTCGGGATGGTCGTGAAGCTGGTCCGAGGCGAGTCGGATGCGCGACTGGACCGGGCCGGGCTCACGCGCGTCCCCACGTTCGGGAACCTGCGCGAGCACTCCGAGGAGTGGGTGCGCCGACTCTTGCGCCGGTGCGTGGCCGCCGGGTGGATCGGTCTGAGCGGCGGCGACCGGCCGGTGGTCCGCCTCACCGCGGAGGGCCGGGCCGTCATGCAGGGTACCCGGCTCGCGCGGCTGCTCCTGCCACCGCTCGGCGAACCGGCGCCCGAGGCGGCGCCGCGGCGGCCCGGGTTCCGGGCGGCCGGGACCGGGGACGAGCTGGACGCCGCGGGACAGGCGCTCTTCGAGGCGCTGCGACGCCATCGCCTCGCGCTGGCCCGCGAGGCCGGGGTCGCGCCCTTCGTGATCGCCAGCGACCGCACGCTGCGCGACGTCGCGCGGCTCCGCCCGCGCACGCTCGCCGAGCTGGCACTCGCCCACGGCATCGGGCCGCACAAGGCCGGCCGCTACGGTGAGGGGTTTCTCGGCGTGGTCCGTGACCTTCGGGGTTCGTCGGCGTGA
- a CDS encoding sugar ABC transporter permease, whose product MRRRREAGRPDPPVRWALAATFLGPALLLYLGFTLYPMLRTLHNSLFVVPTVDQQEFVGLQNFRDIFSADDVIWQAVRHSVLWATVSPLVEIPIAFLLALALFAKVPGARFFRVAWFAPVLLSYVVVGPIWMWIYNHEWGAVNVALRAVGLGDLARPWLGSLSTALPALIVVTTWMFVGFYMVVLLAALSSLPTSVLEAAWMDGAGWWRSVWTIMIPLVRPTIANLVVLSVIGKLKQFALVWVMTNGGPFWATETVATYIVKRAFEWKTLDLGYPSAVATLWLVVMLVVTLALTRVLHRRAQLEF is encoded by the coding sequence GTGCGTAGGCGACGGGAAGCCGGTCGCCCCGATCCCCCCGTCCGCTGGGCCCTGGCCGCGACCTTCCTGGGCCCAGCGCTCCTTCTCTACCTCGGCTTCACGCTCTATCCCATGCTCCGTACCTTGCACAACAGCTTGTTCGTCGTGCCGACGGTCGACCAGCAAGAGTTCGTGGGTCTTCAGAACTTTCGGGACATCTTCTCGGCCGACGATGTCATCTGGCAGGCGGTACGGCATAGCGTCCTGTGGGCGACGGTCTCGCCGCTGGTCGAGATCCCGATCGCCTTCCTGCTCGCGCTGGCGCTCTTTGCCAAGGTGCCCGGGGCGCGGTTCTTCCGCGTGGCCTGGTTCGCGCCCGTTCTGCTGAGCTACGTCGTGGTAGGGCCGATCTGGATGTGGATCTACAACCACGAGTGGGGAGCGGTCAACGTGGCGCTGCGCGCCGTGGGCCTCGGCGACCTGGCTCGCCCCTGGCTCGGGAGCCTGAGCACGGCGCTTCCGGCCTTGATCGTCGTGACCACCTGGATGTTCGTCGGCTTCTACATGGTGGTGCTCCTGGCGGCGCTGAGCTCGCTCCCCACCTCGGTGCTCGAGGCGGCCTGGATGGACGGCGCGGGGTGGTGGCGAAGCGTGTGGACGATCATGATTCCCCTGGTGCGGCCGACGATCGCCAACCTGGTGGTGCTGTCCGTGATCGGCAAGCTCAAGCAGTTCGCCCTGGTGTGGGTGATGACCAATGGTGGTCCGTTCTGGGCGACGGAGACCGTGGCCACCTACATCGTCAAGCGCGCATTCGAATGGAAGACCCTGGATCTTGGCTACCCATCCGCCGTCGCCACGTTGTGGTTGGTGGTCATGCTGGTCGTGACGCTGGCGCTCACCCGGGTGCTCCATCGCCGGGCGCAACTGGAGTTCTGA
- a CDS encoding extracellular solute-binding protein: protein MEVARRFEKANPGVKVEFTWYHKKDMWPAIRSAFQAGEGPDLFYYDDDVPEFIGGGLLADLADGISWNNVEPWAKQHWTRPGPRGKVGVWALPVDASTDELYYNKRLLRELGVTVPSTLQFDGKTFAEVVKKCVEAGKSGFAIGVGDRPYPGTYVTNYLLLHKLGEPDLRDLWAGGGRVTWNDSRVQEVLGYHKSLIDMKAYPASISSLRLGEAHRYFHTEQRACFMPVGSWYTFRAFQPVEAGGQPKDFELGMLNYPAVKDGKGNDLKFLTIAHSLAVNAKSKHINVVKAILNSATDPDVGALWTSKMVSRSTIKTDTAKIQSEYGWYFKMYEEANQRAKPVVLPWQAMMKAGMSDAYTQVMNSAFPAGLISVAEATKKLEDARSRGR, encoded by the coding sequence ATGGAGGTCGCGCGCCGGTTCGAGAAGGCGAATCCGGGGGTGAAGGTCGAGTTCACGTGGTACCACAAGAAGGACATGTGGCCAGCCATCCGGAGTGCCTTCCAAGCCGGAGAGGGACCGGATCTGTTTTACTATGACGACGACGTCCCCGAGTTCATCGGGGGCGGATTGCTCGCCGACCTGGCCGACGGCATCAGCTGGAACAACGTCGAGCCGTGGGCGAAGCAGCACTGGACTCGACCCGGGCCGCGAGGGAAGGTGGGCGTCTGGGCCCTGCCGGTCGACGCGTCCACGGACGAGCTCTACTACAACAAGAGGCTCCTCCGAGAGTTGGGCGTGACCGTCCCGTCCACTCTGCAGTTCGATGGCAAGACGTTCGCCGAGGTCGTCAAGAAGTGCGTGGAAGCCGGGAAGAGTGGCTTCGCGATCGGGGTTGGCGATCGACCCTATCCGGGAACCTACGTCACCAACTATCTGCTCCTCCACAAACTCGGTGAGCCGGACCTGCGGGACCTGTGGGCGGGCGGTGGACGCGTCACCTGGAACGACTCGCGTGTCCAGGAGGTGCTCGGCTACCACAAGAGCCTGATCGACATGAAGGCCTACCCGGCCAGCATCAGCAGCTTGCGACTGGGGGAGGCTCACCGCTACTTCCATACCGAACAGCGGGCCTGCTTCATGCCGGTCGGCAGCTGGTACACCTTCCGCGCCTTTCAACCCGTCGAGGCCGGGGGCCAGCCGAAAGATTTTGAGCTGGGGATGCTGAACTACCCCGCGGTGAAGGATGGCAAGGGCAACGATCTGAAGTTCCTGACCATCGCCCACTCCCTCGCGGTCAACGCGAAGAGCAAGCACATCAACGTGGTGAAAGCCATTCTGAACTCCGCTACGGATCCGGACGTCGGGGCCTTGTGGACCTCGAAGATGGTGAGCCGCTCGACGATCAAGACCGACACGGCGAAGATTCAGAGCGAGTACGGCTGGTACTTCAAGATGTACGAGGAAGCCAACCAGCGGGCCAAGCCCGTGGTCTTACCCTGGCAGGCCATGATGAAAGCGGGCATGAGTGACGCCTATACTCAGGTGATGAACTCCGCGTTCCCGGCCGGTTTGATCTCGGTGGCTGAGGCGACCAAGAAGCTCGAGGACGCCCGATCCCGCGGCCGCTGA
- a CDS encoding carbohydrate ABC transporter permease: protein MALISLRSTEEFYRNPYGLPIPAHWDKFRVAWFDFGYQTYFRNSVIVAVSATVILVVVGSMAAFFFARYRFPLKEALYFLIFSAIMLPPQVTILALFQMLVQYGLYNTLLGLILVYAASHLPLTLYLLRAFFAQIPRELEEAARLDGASEWTMYWRVMFPMARPAIIAVMVINFLEFWNEFLYAVVLINQQSQRTLPLGVMFLMGEQQENVGMLATGLMIAVLPVVILYAFFSERIAESFTAGAIAGA, encoded by the coding sequence ATGGCGCTCATCTCGTTGCGGAGCACGGAGGAGTTCTATCGGAATCCGTACGGGCTGCCCATCCCGGCTCACTGGGACAAGTTCCGGGTGGCCTGGTTCGATTTCGGCTATCAGACCTACTTCCGAAACTCGGTGATCGTGGCCGTGTCCGCCACGGTGATCCTGGTCGTCGTCGGATCGATGGCCGCTTTCTTCTTCGCTCGGTACCGATTCCCCCTGAAAGAGGCGCTGTACTTCCTGATCTTCTCGGCGATCATGTTGCCGCCCCAGGTGACGATTCTGGCGCTCTTCCAGATGCTCGTCCAGTACGGCCTCTATAACACGTTGCTCGGCCTCATCCTGGTATACGCGGCGTCTCATTTACCGTTGACGCTGTACCTCCTCCGGGCGTTCTTCGCGCAGATCCCGCGCGAGCTGGAGGAAGCGGCCCGGCTGGATGGAGCCAGCGAGTGGACGATGTACTGGCGAGTGATGTTTCCGATGGCCCGCCCGGCGATCATCGCGGTGATGGTCATCAACTTCCTGGAGTTCTGGAACGAGTTCCTGTACGCGGTCGTGCTCATCAATCAGCAGAGCCAACGGACACTGCCGCTGGGTGTGATGTTCCTGATGGGCGAGCAGCAGGAGAACGTGGGGATGCTGGCGACCGGCCTGATGATCGCGGTCCTTCCGGTCGTGATACTGTACGCCTTCTTTTCGGAGCGCATCGCCGAGAGCTTCACGGCCGGCGCGATTGCCGGCGCCTAG